In the Actinomycetota bacterium genome, GCCTGGGGGTCCAGGTCCAGTTCCCCCCGGACGTGGGAGCGCAGGAGCCGCCCGATGGGCCCGTCCGAGGGCTCGGCCGTCAGGTGGACGGGGCGTCCCGCCTGGCGCAGGGCGCCGGACAGCAGGGCCGCCTGGGTCGTGGTGCCGGCCCCGTCGAGGCCTTCCACGACGAGCAGCCGAGGCTTGTGGCTCAGGTCCATGTCAGATAGGCTTTCTTCGACCCGGCTATGCAGTCGGTTCAACTTCGTATGACCACGCAGACTATCGGCCGTACCCTGCGCGTGGAGCGAGAGCGCAAGAGGCTCTCGCTCGAAACCATCTCCCGAGCGACGATGGTTCGCGCCGACTATCTCCAGCTCATAGACGACGACCGCCTCGAACAACTGCCGTCGGGGGCCTACGCCAAGGGGTTTATCCGCGCCTATGCCAACTACCTCGGCATGGATCCCCAGCCGTTTATGCGTGAGTACGACGAGACTTTCTCCGGTGGGCCCGAGCTGTCCGCGGTGGCCCGGGGGCCGGTCCGGGTCCCCCAGCCGGCGCACCCCCGCGCTTGGCGCAATGCTGCGGCGACCGCGGCGGCGGCTCTGGTGATCCTGGGACTGGTAGGAGGGTTCCGTTCCCTGGACGAGCCGGCGAACCCCCCCGGCGAAAGCCTGCGGCCTGCGTCGGCCCAGAGGGCGACCGTCCCCTCGCCGGCCGCCAGCGTTCTCGGAGCGGTGGTGCGGGTTGAGGTGACCGACGGCGAGACCTGGGTGACGGCCGCAGCCGACGGAGAGCAGCTGTTCGACCAGCTGATGGTGCAGGGCGAGAGAAAGACGTTCCACGCCGAGGAGGCGGTCGACCTCGTCGTAGGCAACCCGGAGGCGGTAAAGCTGTATGCCAACGGCGTGGAGCTCGACCCCCCGCTGCAGGACGTCTACAAGGCCACGTTCACCCCCGACACCACCTCGCTGCCTCCCTCCCAGGCGCTCTGACGGGCCCACGAGGCCCTACTGTTTGTCCATGACCCGCCGCGTGTTCATCCGCACCCTCGGCTGCCCCAAGAACGAGGCCGACTCGGAGCACCTGCGCGGAATGCTCGAGCGATCCGGCTACAAGACCGTCTCGGACCCCGCGCGCGCCGACGTCGTCATCGTGAACACGTGCTCGTTCATCGAGGCTTCTCGACGCGAGTCCGTCGACGCGATCCTCGACGAGGCGGCTCGCAGGCGCGACGGGCAGGCACTGGTGGTGGCCGGATGCCTCGTGGAACGGTACGGCGAGAAGATGGCCGACGAGCTGCCGGAGGTCGACGCCTTTATGAGCCTGGGCTCCTACGGCAGGACCGTGCAGGTCGTGGACGACGCGCTGCGCGGTGTGAAGCAGCGGTGCTTCGACCCCGGCAAGGTCCCGCTCGAGCTCGACCGGCCCGCCGTCCCGGAGGGGGCCACAGCCTTTCTGAAGATCTCCGAGGGCTGCGACCGTGTCTGCACCTTCTGCGCGATCCCCGCGATCCGCGGGCCACACCGCTCGCGGCGTCCCGAGGCGATCGAGGAGGAGTTGAGGTGGCTCGCGTCCTGCGGGGTGAAAGAGGTCATCCTGGTCGGGCAGGACATGTCCCTGTACGGCCGGGACCTCTCCGGACGCTGGATGCTCCCGGCCCTCCTGCGGCGGCTGGGGCAGGTCGAAGGCATCCGCTGGATGCGGATGCTGTATCAGTACCCGCGTTTCGTGGACGACCGGCTGCTTCAGGCCATGGCGGACACTCCTTCGGCCGTCGCCTACCTCGACCTGTCCCTGCAGCACGCATCCGGGCGCCTGCTAAGGCGCATGAAGAGATGGGGTGACGCCGACCGCTTTCTGGCGATGATCGGCAGAATCCGGGAAGTCCTGCCCGACGCGGTCCTGCGGTCGGCGTTCATCGTGGGCTTCCCGGGCGAGACCGAGCGCGACGTCGAGGAGCTCGCGGCCTTTATGCAGGAGGCTCGGATCGACTGGGCCGGCTTCTTCTCCTATTCTCGCGAGGAGGGCACGGAGGCGGGGGCTTTCAGGCGGGGGCTCGTCCCGCGTGCCGTCGCCAACCGCAGGTCGGAGTCTTTAACGGCGCTCCAGTCCGAGATCGCCGAGGCAAAGCGGGCTCAGCTCGTGGGCCGTCGGGTGGAGGTGCTCGTCGAGGACCGTTCGGGCACGATGGTCACCGGACGCACATGGCGCGAGGCGCCGGAAGTGGACGGCGTCGTCACCGTACGCGCCGCCCGCGCCGCGCGCAGGGGCGACTTCATAGAGGCGACAGTCACTGAGACCGACGGCGTGGACCTTGTGGCTTCCGCGGGTGAGCGACGGGCTGTGGCCCTGCCGGTGCGGACGGCGGCGTCCTCTCGGTGACCCTGCAGGCTGACCCGCGGAGGGTACGGAGGCTGAACCTGGCCAACGCCTTCACCTTCCTGCGCGTGGGTTTGGTGCCGGTGTTCGCATGGCTGCTGCTGGTGAGGGAGCCGCCCCTTCCGGTCCTGGCAGCGGTGGTGTTTGCGGTCGCGGCGGCGACCGACGGCCTCGACGGGTACGTGGCCAGGCGACTGGACCTTGTGACGGGGCTGGGCCAGTTTCTGGACCCTCTCGCGGACAAGCTGCTCGTGGGCACCGCCCTGGGCGCTCTGGCCGTCGCCGGCCGGATCCCCTGGGGTGCCGCCCTGGTCATCCTGTTTCGCGAGGTGGCCGTGTCCGTTCTGCGTGTGGTGCTCGCCCGCAGGGGGCGGTCGCTGCCGGCCTCGTCGATGGGCAAGGCCAAGACCGTCCTGCAGATCATCGCCGTCGTGGCGTTGACGGCCCTTCCGCGCCAGCACCGCCTTTCGGTGGGGCTGCTGGCGCTGGCGGTCGGGGTGACGGTGATCTCGGGCTGCCAGTACTTCGCGGATGCGCGCGGTGGCCGGGCGGGAGTCCCCTGGAGCTGACGGCGCCGCCGGTAGGGTGATGCGGTGACGGCGGTCATCGTGTGCATCGGCGACGAGCTGCTCTCGGGCGTGGTCGTGAACTCCAACGCGGCGATGATCGGAGACCTCCTGTCGCGCCGCGGCGTCCGGGTCGTGCGTGAGGTGTCCGTCGGAGACGACGAGGACGCCATAGTCGAGGTCCTTTCCTCAGCGGCCGCGGCCGCGTCCACGGTCGTGGTGACGGGGGGCCTGGGGCCTACCGACGACGACCGCACCAGACACGCCCTGGCGCGGCTGACGGGCGCAGCGCTGGTGCGCGACGAGCCGGCCGTGACCGCGCTGCGGGAGCGGTTCGCGCGCTGGGGCCGGGAGATGCCGGACTCGAACCTGCGCCAGGCGGACATGCCCGCCGGCGCGACGGCCATACCCAATCCCATAGGGACGGCCCCGGGCATCCGCATTGAGCGGCAGGACTGCGTCCTGTACGCCATACCGGGGGTCCCGCGCGAGGCGAGACGGATGATGGACGAACAGGTCCTTCCCGACCTCTACTCCCGGGGGGTCGTGGGGGAAGCCGTGCGGACCCTGGAGATCTCCTGCGTGGGGATACCCGAGGCGGAGCTGGGCGAGCGGCTGGCCGACCTCGCCGCCTCACCCAATCCCGCACTCGCCTTTCTGCCTTCCGGCGGTCAGGTCAGGCTGCGGTTCGTAGCGCGGGGATCCGCTGCGGACGAGCTGGCCAAGCTGCTCGCGGAGGCCGAGGCCACCGTCCGGCAGCGATGCGGCTCGGCGGTGTTCGGAACGGACGGGCAGACGCTGGAGGCGGTCGTCGGACTGCTGCTGGCCGGCGCCGGACTGACCGTCGCCACGGCTGAGTCCTGCACCGCCGGACTGGTGGCGTCGCGACTGGCGTCGGTCCCCGGAGCGTCGGCATACCTGCGCGGGGGCCTTGTGGCCTATCACGAGGAGGTCAAGGCGCACGGGCTGGGAGTGTCGCGGTCCCTGATCGAGGCGGCCGGCCCCGTGTCCGGAGAGGTCGCGCTGGAGATGGCCCGCGGAGCCCGCTACGCCCTCGGAGCCGACCTCGGACTGTCCGTGACCTGTTCCGCGGGTCCGGAGCCGCAGGGAGGTGCAGAGGTCGGGACCACATTCCTGGCTGTTTCCGGGGCGACGGGGGCCGGGGTCGTGCGGGGTCTCCGGCTGCCCGGCGAGCGCCAGCAGGTGTGCGAGCTCGCGGCGACGTTCGCCCTGGACCTGCTGAGACTTCACCTGCTCGGGGAGCGACCTCGATGAATGGTTCGCGCCGGAGGACCGGCCGGTGAGGCTGTTCGTCGCTGTGGACCCTCCGGGCGATATCAAGTCGGCCTTGGAGCGCGACGTCGTCGGTCCGCTGCGACAGGAGCTCCCGGCGGCGAGATGGACGCGCAGCGACGGCCGGCACCTGACCCTGAAGTTCCTGGGGGAGGTGGACGACTCGCGGGTCGCAGAGGTGGCGGGGGCGGTGCGAGACGCGGCCCGGCGCCACACTCCGTTCGATGCCGCCTTCGACAGGATCGGGGGGTTCCCCAACCTCAGGCGACCGAGGGTGGTCTGGGTGGGCATCGGACCGGGGGCCGAGCCCATGTCGGCTCTTGCGGCATCGGTGGAGGAGGGACTGGAGGACCTCGGGTTCGAGCCGGAAGGACGTCCGTTCAGGCCGCACCTGACACTGGCCCGGTTCAAGGTCCCCGACCGTGTCTCGGAGCTGCCGGACATCGCTGTCCCGTCGGACACCTTTACCGTGCGGGGGGTGGTGCTGTTCAGGTCGCAGCTTCGACGTGAGGGGACGGCGTACACGCCCCTGGATGAGCTCCCGCTGGGGGAGTGAACGCTAGGCCTACTCGGGGCAGTACCAGCGGTAGGGAATCCCTCCAGGGAGTCGAGCGCTTCCCGTCGTCCTTTCCCACCTCTTGGCCGGAGTGTCCAGCCAGCGGTAGAGCACGGCCATCCCATACAGGTTCAGGCTGGTGAGGCAGTGGATGGTGGTGCGTTCGCCACCGTCGCCCGCGGCCGATCCGTCGCCGTAGACGAACGCCGCGGGGCTGTTCATGAGGTCGAAGCCCAGCACCGGGTCCCACGTGGTGGTGTGTCCGAGGCCGAAGGTGTGGCCGAACTCGTGCATCGTCACCATCTCGAGGTCTGCCAGCTCGGGGAAGTCGTAGGCGACCTGTCCTGCGCGTGGCGAGGACCCGAAGAGGCTGAGGGCGATGTAACGCCCGGAGTAGCGGACGTGTCTGCCGGCGCCGATGTTGTCCAGAAGCCCCTGGGTCCAGTCGTCGGTGTCGGTGGCGACGCCCCTGAAGGCGGGACCGGCGGCGACGTAGCCGATGATGACCTCGTAACCGGCCGGGTCGACGGGGCTCACCCCGTCGAAGACCTCGATCTCGACCTCGATGTCGCGCAGGTAGTCGTACTGCGGGTAGTCCCTCGCGAACTCGGCCATCGCGGTCTTCCAGCGACGCATGCCGCGAAGCGTTGCGTCGATGTAATCGGTGACCGTGGGTCCGAGGGGATTGCCCAGATCGCCGTGGCTCGGCGGTACGAGCAGCACGCGGGTCTGCGCCGTGGGAAGCGAGCCTCCGAAGATGAAGTCGATCGGCGCGGACTGCGTGCCCTCGCAGTTCATAAAGCAGAAGCTGTAGGTGCCGAGCGCGAACCGCTGAGTCCGGAGGTGGAGGCGGTACTCGCCCTCGACCACGGCCCGGTGGACGGCGAGGCGCAACTTTGCGGGTTCGCCCGTAAAGGCGGTCGCCGCCGCGGCGCCCTGGCCGAACACGGCGGCTCCCGTGTCGACCGGGACACCGTTGGGGTCAAGGACCGTGATCGGATCGGTCGTGCGGGCCGGGGTTTCGATCAGGACCGAGACCGAAGCCCCCGCGGGTAGGAAGAACCGGTAGAAGTCGTCGTTGTCCCCGCCGGTGGTGTCCAGGGTTCCCGAGTACCGCCCGCTGGTGGGGACCAATGTCGCGGAGGCGAAGGAGTTGCCGGCGTCCGTCCCGGAACCCGCGTCGTTCTGTGACGCGGCCGCCGGTGTGGCGGACAGAACGGAGGCGATGGACAGGACGGCGACCAGGACGGATACGGCGCGGCGAGGCATGGGGTTTGTCATGACCGGAGTCTTCTCCGGCACCGTCCGCATTCCTGCACCAGCGTCTCGATGCGCTGAGAGCCGAGCGGCGGTCAGGAGTCCAGCGTGCGCCAGCGGACGATCCGGACCGGGACGTTGAACCACCGCATGTCCGTGGGCGTCCGGACCGTGGCGACGCCCCCCAGGTTCGGGTCCGCTGAGATCCACCGGTTGCCGTCCACGTAGGCAAGAGCATGTACGCCGTCGCGGGTGACCGCGAAGTCCCCGGGCAGCAGGCGGTCCGTGGCGACCGAGTTCAAGCTTGCGGCCTCCATGACCACTCTCGTCTGTCCGAGGTGCCCCTGCGCGAGGGCGCGGGCCGAGGCGTCGTTCCACCAGATCGAGGCGGCGCGACGGACCAGTCCGCCGTCGAGGGTCCGGATCCCGCGTCGCAGGGCCGCCCGCAGCAGGCCCTGACGGACCAGCCCCGAGCAGTCGACGCCCGTGCGGGCCTCGCCGCCCCACACGTAGCGCACCCCCTCAAAGGACTGCATCTGTTCGACCGAGGAAGCCCTCAGCGTGGACACCCGCGCCTCCCGCGCGGGAAGGGCCAGGAGGACGACCGGGACGATCAAGGCGGCTGCGGACGCCGCCCGGATGGTCCGCGACCGGGGCCATAGCACCAGCGGTGCCACCATGGCCCCCGCAAGAGCGAGGAGCTGGGCGCCCCGGATCGGGCGGCTGCTGATCGGGTGCCAGAACAGGGCTGCCGTCGCCACCAGGCTAAGGACCCAGCCGCCCAGGACCAACGGCCGACACGGCAGCGAGCGAGGCGCAGGGGGTTCGATCAGATTTTCCTCCGGGAGCGGCTGGGGTGACTGATCCTCGCATGCGACCGGCCGGAGCGGGCATCAGATCCTGGAGCCGAACACGCGTTCGTGCTAGCTTGCCTGTCGTCGGCGGTGGATACGGTGCCTCGCACAACCTTTCCACACCGCTTCCCCAGGCAAACGGCAAGGAGGCTGGACAAGAAATGGACAAAGACAAGTCTCTGGAGACGGCGCTGAGTCAGATCGAGCGCCAGTTCGGCAAGGGTGCAGTGATGAGACTGGGCGACCACGCCCAGCGGCTTACGGTGGAGTCGATCCCCACCGGCTCGATGGGCCTGGACATAGCTCTGGGTGTTGGCGGGCTGCCCCGCGGGCGGATCATCGAGCTTTTCGGCCCGGAGAGCTCCGGCAAGACAACCGTGGCCCTCCAGGTGATAGCGGAGGCCCAGAAGCTGGGCGACGTGGCGGCTTTCGTCGACGCGGAGCACGCTCTGGACCCTGCGTACGCGCGCAACATCGGGGTCGATATCGACTCGCTTCTGGTCTCCCAGCCGGACACCGGAGAGCAGGCGCTGGAGATAGCGGACATGCTCATCCGGTCCGGTGCCGTCGGCGTCCTGGTGGTGGACTCGGTGGCCGCCCTGGTTCCGCGGGCCGAGATAGAAGGCGAGATGGGTGACACCCATGTCGGGCTGCAGGCGAGGCTGATGTCGCAGGCGATGCGGAAGCTGACGGCCTCTGTGTCCAAGTCGTCCACGTGCGTGATCTTCATCAACCAGATCCGGGAGAAGGTCGGTGTCATGTTCGGCTCCCCGGAGGTCACCCCCGGGGGCCGGGCGCTGAAGTTCTACTCGTCGGTTCGGCTGGACGTCCGCCGGATCGAGTCCCTCAAGGACGGAGCGGACTTCATCGGCAACAGGGTCAGGGCCAAGGTCGTTAAGAACAAGTGCGCCCCGCCGTTCAAGACCTGCGAGTTCGACATCATCTTCGGCAAGGGGATCTCCAAGGAGGGGTCACTGCTGGACGTGGCCGTCGAGCGTGGCATCGTGAAGAAGTCGGGTGCCTGGTTCACTTTCGAGGGCGAGCAGCTGGGACAGGGCCGGGAGAACGCCAAGGTGTTCCTCGGCGACAATTCCGACATCGCCCGCGGGATCGAGGCCCTCATCAAGGCGCAGCTGGCACCGGTCGTCGAGGTCGACCCGGTGATGAACGGCGAGCTGGAGCCGGCTCCCGCCTGACGCCCACCTCAGCAGGCGCCGCAGGTAGATGGCGCGGCGCCTGCTGGATGGCGACCGCATCAAGAGGTGTGCGATGACGCCCCTCTGGTCAGGGGAGGCGACCACTGTGAGCATCGCCTTCGACACTCCTGGTGGCTGTTCCTTGCCCGCTTCCTGCGGCTGGCCGTAAGATGTCCGGGAACGCAGGAGCGTTTGTGCGAACCGAACACTCGAAATCACTGAAGCCTCCAAAGGGACAGGTTGAAGACGTGACACCGGACGTAAACACAAAACCCCAGGTCAGCGGGCTAGTGCTGTACCAGGGCCACTCGCCCGTGTAGTCCCGGACCCACCCTGCTTCGAGTCGCACGGCTCTCCTGCGGTCCGCGCGCGATCGCGCGTGCGCAGACCAAGCTAAGGAGGGGACGCGGTGGACATACTCATCGCATCCCTCGTCTGCCTTCTCATAGGAACCGGGCTGGGCGTAGCCCTGAGGAAGTGGTCGACCGGCCGCAGGGTCGAATCGGCTGAAGGGCGCGCCTCGCAGCTTCTCGAACAGGCCGAGCTCAAGGCCCGGGAGCAGACCAGCACCTCGGTCGCCCAGGCACAGAAGCAGAGCGAAGATTTCCGCAGGCAGGTCGAGCGGGAGCTTTCTCTGCTTCGCACAGAGCTCGAGCGGCGGGAAAAGACGGTCACGGGTCTGGAGGGGGCGGTCGAGGCTAGAGCCACGACGCTCGACCGGCGGGAGCAGAAGCAGGAGCAGCGGGAGAGCGAGTTCGCTCAACGGGAACAGGATCTGGAGCGCCAGCGCGACCAGATGACCGGCGCGGCCGAACGGGCCAGAAAGGCGTTGGAGCAGGTCGCGGGGCTGTCCGCGGCAGAGGCCAAGGCCCAGCTGATCAAGCAGATCGAGGACGAGGCCAAGCGGGATGCCCTGTCGATCGTACGTGACTTCGAGACACGCGCCAGGGAGGAGGCGGAGCGCAGGGCTCGCAAGATCGTGGTGACGGCCATTCAGAGGCTCGGCTCCGAGCAGGCTCAGGAGGCGTCCGTGTCCGTCCTGCAGCTTCCGTCGGAGGACATGAAGGGCCGCATCATCGGCCGCGAGGGGCGCAACATCCGCCACTTCGAGCAGGTGACGGGCGTGAACCTGATCATCGACGACACGCCGGAGGCGGTGCTGCTGTCGTGCTTTGACCCGGTGCGCCGCGAGGTGGGACGCCTGACCCTGGAGGCGCTGGTGTCCGACGGTCGTATCCACCCCGCTCGCATCGAGGAGCAGTTCGACCGGGCGAGGGCCCAGGTGGAGGGAGAGATCAAGTCCGCGGGCGAGGACGCGATCCTGGACGTGGGACTGACCAGCGTCAACCCCGAACTGGTCAGGGCGCTCGGACGGCTCAAGTACCGGTACAGCTACGGACAGAACGTGCTGCGCCACTCCATCGAGGCATCCCACGTCGCGGGGATGATCGCCGCGGAGCTGGGTTCGGACGTGAAGCTGGCCAAGCGGTGCACCCTGTTTCACGACATAGGCAAGGCCGTGGCGCACGAGGTCGAGGGTTCACACGCGTTCGTGGGGGCCGAGCTGGCCAGGCGACTGGGGGAGCCGGGGCCGGTGGTCCATGCCATCGAGGCCCACCACGGGGAGATCGAGCCCCGGACCCTGGAGGCGGTCATAGCCCAGGCCGCCGATGCCATCTCCGGGAGCCGTCCCGGGGCGCGGCGGGAGAGCTTTGAGGCCTACGTCAAGCGCCTGCAGCGGCTGGAGGAGATCGCGACCAGCTTTGAAGGCGTGGAGAAGTGCTACGCGATGCAGGCCGGGCGGGAAGTCCGGGTCATGGTGTCCCCGGGCGACGTCGATGACGTGGGGGCCCAGGTGATGGCCAGGGAGATCGCGAAGAAAATCGAGGAGGAACTCCAGTACCCGGGGCAGATCCGGGTGGTCGTCCTCCGGGAGATTCGGTCGGTGGAGTACGCCAGGTAACTGACGGCCTCTTCGATCGGATGACCCCACCGGGCCCGCCCAGCGGCGGGTCCGGTGCGTTTTCGGGGGCGTGGTGGGGCCGGTCCCCGGACTAGACCCCGCCGGCCGCCCGTCGTTCGGCCTCGGCCCTGGAGTCCATCTCGGCCCTGGAGCCCGACTCAGGACTGCTGGCGCTGATCTCAGACTCGGACACCGGGTCAAGCGTCACCGCCGACGCCTCGTCCAGGTTCACCGTGGACTGACGGTCGTGGAGGGCCAGTCGAATGGCCGTCCGGAGCTGGCCTTCGATGAACACCTCCGCGAACGAAGGCACGCAAACCAGCTCGATGCCGTCGGACGCGAGGAATGTGCGGGCTATGGCGACCGCCTTGATGGCCTGGTTGAGGGCTCCGGCGCCGATCGTCTGGAGCTCGGCGGCGCCGGTCTCTCGCACCACGCCGGCGATGGCGCCCGCCGTGGAGTTCGGGTTCGAGTGTGAAGAAACGCGAAAAAGCGTCATCTGGTTGTCCGTCCGCTCGTGTGCACCACCTACTTCTTCGCCCCGGAGCCATTTCCTCTTGCGGTGGCCGTCAAAGCTTGCCGCAGGTCAGGGGGCATATCAACGACCTGACGCAGGACCCCCGACGGCTCTGGGCCCCTGGGCCGTTTGTATGGCTGTCGGCGGGAAGGACCGCCGGGGCAGCGCAACAAGGGGTGCGTTCCTCATACGGGTCCGGCTTGGGGAGTCGGACAAAGGCAGCAGCAAGGAGGAACGGACATGGCAATAGGGTTGAGGGACCCGTCCGTGGAAAGCCCACGCGACGAGGCTATGACCGGGGGCCGCGCGACGCGCGGGTTCTGGACCAAGCGCAAGCGCACGGCGACCTCGCTGATCACGGTGATGGGACTTATCGCCGGGATCGCAGTCGCGTACAAGCTCTTCGAGCGAGCGGTGCCGAACAACGTCGTCCGTGACGCCTCGGCGTTCAGCTACGACATCACCGCAAAGGACCTGGCTGCTCAGGAGACCAACTTCAGGGCCGTCACCGGGACCGGGGACGAGGTCATCTTCCGTCAGACGATGGCTACCGCCAACTGCGGCGCCGCTTCCACGGCGCCCGAGTGCAACGTCGACACCTTCCCTGGTGACGAGCGCAGGACGGACGTCATCATCAAGAACACTCAGGCGCCGGCCCACAAGGCCTCGTGGACGGTCTACGTCAACAACACCCCGACCGACCCGATCCAGGTGCTGAGCTACGACAAGGCCACCAACTCCTACACCCAGGTGCCGGCCACCAACCCCGACTACAACCGCTACCTGAACTTCTGGAAGCTGAGCGTGGACAAGCAGACGCTGTTCAACCTCAGCCCGGCCTCCAGCACACCGTACGAGAACGACCCGGCCAAGGACGGCAGCTACTCGCCGGCCTGCGCCGCTTCGGGGCTCAAGGAGCTCACCCGGCAGAACCCCTGCAACCTCGGCACCATCGAGGGCGCCGGCACGATGGGAAGTTCCATCGGGCCGCTGACGTCGAAGCCGCTGGACGACCGGCAGTACCGGTTCTTCATGGAAGAGGCCGACGACGGCACCGACCAGTCGAAGTTCCAGGGCTGGAGGGTCGTGTTCACCCTGGTCTTCGCGGCCAAGGTGCCCGCCGACGCCGAGACAGGCCGATTCTCGACCATCCCTCAGTAGAAGGACATCAGGGGCAACCACCACCAACCACGAGGGCTGACAACCACAGAGCTACCCCCCAGTAGCCCCTCAACCCCAGAGAACGGCGCCCAATGCCCCGGGCGCCGTTCTCCTTTTCCGCAGAAGTCCCGGCGATAGCATCGGACGTGGCCCACTGGTTGCTCAAGACAGAACCCCACTCCTTTTCCATCGACGACCTGCAGCGGATGGGGGAGTCGCCCTGGGACGGGGTCCGCAGCTACCAGGCCCGCAACAACCTGATGGCGATGAGGCAGGGCGATCTCGCCTTCGTCTACCACTCCAGCTGTGAGGTACCCGGAGTGGCCGGCGTCTGCGAGGTCGTGCGCGAAGCCTACGCCGACCACAGCGCGTGGGACCCGAACTCGCCGTACCACGACCCCCGGTCCTCGCCTGACCGGCCCCGGTGGTTCATGCCCGACGTGCGTTTCGTGTCCCGGCTCCCGAGGCTCGTCTCATTGAGCGAGCTGCGCGCGGTCGACGAGCTGGAGGGGATGGTCCTTCTCCGGCGGGGTTCGCGCTTGTCGGTGCAGCCGGTCAGCGACCGGGAGTGGGACATCGTCCTGGCGCTGGGGTCAAACTAGTCGGATGACCCGGACCTACTACCTGCAGTCCTTCGGCTGCCAGATGAACGAGCACGACTCGGAGCGGATGGCGGGGCTGCTGGAGGTGGCCGGGTACCGCAGGGTCCAGGATGCTGAGGACGCAGACGTCGCCGTGTTCAACACCTGCGCCATCCGCGAGAACGCGGACAACCGCCTCTACGGGCATCTGGGCAAGCTCAAGCCCGTGAAGCAGAAGACGGGGCTGAAAATCGCCGTCGGCGGATGCCTCGCCGAGAAGGACCGTGACGGGATCCGCGACCGCGCTCCCTGGGTCGACGTGGTGTTCGGTACGCGCAACATCGACCGGCTGCCGGCTCTGCTGGCATCGGTGGAGCGGGCCGGAGTTCCCGTGGTCGAACTGGCTGAGGCGTTCGAAATGTTCCCGTCGGCGCTTCCTGCGCGACGTGGGTCCGCCTTTCACGCTTGGGTGGCCATCCAGTACGGGTGCAACAACTCCTGCTCGTTCTGCATCGTGCCCCACGTCCGGGGCCGCGAGGTGTCCAGGCCCCCGGCGGAAGTGGTCGAGGAGGTGCGCCGCCTGGTGGACGACGGGATCACCGAGGTCTCGCTGCTCGGCCAGAACGTCAATTCCTACGGCCGGGACATCGCCGGACGCCCCATCTTCTCGTCGTTGCTGTACTCGCTGGATGAGATCCCCGGCCTCCGGCGCGTCCGATACACGTCTCCTCACCCCAAGGACTTCAAACAGGACACCGCGCGGGCCATGGCCGAGTGCGCCAGCGTCTGCGAGCACCTGCATTTCCCGGTCCAGTCGGGGTCGGACAGCTGTCTGCGGCGCATGAAGCGGGCGTACTCGCGCCGCACCTACCTGGACAAGGTCGCCATGGCCCGCGAGCTGATTCCGGGGCTGGCGATGACCACCGACATCATCGTGGGGTTTCCCGAGGAGACCGAGGACGAGTTCGAGGACACGATGTCGCTCGTGGAAGAGGTCCGGTTCGACTCCGCCTACATGTTCCAGTACTCACCGAGGCCCTTTACGGCCGCCGCCGAATTCGCCGGGCAGGTGCCGAAGGGCGTTGTCCAGAGGCGCTTTGACCGGTTGGTGAGGGCCCAGGAGCGGATCTCCCTTGATAAGAACCGCGAGCTCCTGGGGGTCACTGTCGAGGCGACCGTGGAGCTTGCTGCGTCGAAGACCGATGCCGAGCGTGCCACCGGCAGAACCCGCACCAACAAGCTCATCCACGTGGCAGCGGATGGCCCGGAGCCTGGACAAATGGTGCGGGCGCGGGTGGTGGACGCGCACGCGCACTACCTGGCCGGGACCACGGTCTGACCGCGTTTCGATGGCTGTATCGGCAGTCACCGGCCTCTGCCGCCGGTGAGTCCGAGCAGTTCGCGTCGCAGAAGGAGGCCGAGGACTGGCTGGGGGCCGAGTTCGCGCGCCTGCTGGATAGAGG is a window encoding:
- the pgsA gene encoding CDP-diacylglycerol--glycerol-3-phosphate 3-phosphatidyltransferase, which gives rise to MTLQADPRRVRRLNLANAFTFLRVGLVPVFAWLLLVREPPLPVLAAVVFAVAAATDGLDGYVARRLDLVTGLGQFLDPLADKLLVGTALGALAVAGRIPWGAALVILFREVAVSVLRVVLARRGRSLPASSMGKAKTVLQIIAVVALTALPRQHRLSVGLLALAVGVTVISGCQYFADARGGRAGVPWS
- a CDS encoding RodZ domain-containing protein: MTTQTIGRTLRVERERKRLSLETISRATMVRADYLQLIDDDRLEQLPSGAYAKGFIRAYANYLGMDPQPFMREYDETFSGGPELSAVARGPVRVPQPAHPRAWRNAAATAAAALVILGLVGGFRSLDEPANPPGESLRPASAQRATVPSPAASVLGAVVRVEVTDGETWVTAAADGEQLFDQLMVQGERKTFHAEEAVDLVVGNPEAVKLYANGVELDPPLQDVYKATFTPDTTSLPPSQAL
- the thpR gene encoding RNA 2',3'-cyclic phosphodiesterase; protein product: MRLFVAVDPPGDIKSALERDVVGPLRQELPAARWTRSDGRHLTLKFLGEVDDSRVAEVAGAVRDAARRHTPFDAAFDRIGGFPNLRRPRVVWVGIGPGAEPMSALAASVEEGLEDLGFEPEGRPFRPHLTLARFKVPDRVSELPDIAVPSDTFTVRGVVLFRSQLRREGTAYTPLDELPLGE
- the rimO gene encoding 30S ribosomal protein S12 methylthiotransferase RimO yields the protein MTRRVFIRTLGCPKNEADSEHLRGMLERSGYKTVSDPARADVVIVNTCSFIEASRRESVDAILDEAARRRDGQALVVAGCLVERYGEKMADELPEVDAFMSLGSYGRTVQVVDDALRGVKQRCFDPGKVPLELDRPAVPEGATAFLKISEGCDRVCTFCAIPAIRGPHRSRRPEAIEEELRWLASCGVKEVILVGQDMSLYGRDLSGRWMLPALLRRLGQVEGIRWMRMLYQYPRFVDDRLLQAMADTPSAVAYLDLSLQHASGRLLRRMKRWGDADRFLAMIGRIREVLPDAVLRSAFIVGFPGETERDVEELAAFMQEARIDWAGFFSYSREEGTEAGAFRRGLVPRAVANRRSESLTALQSEIAEAKRAQLVGRRVEVLVEDRSGTMVTGRTWREAPEVDGVVTVRAARAARRGDFIEATVTETDGVDLVASAGERRAVALPVRTAASSR
- a CDS encoding NlpC/P60 family protein, which encodes MATAALFWHPISSRPIRGAQLLALAGAMVAPLVLWPRSRTIRAASAAALIVPVVLLALPAREARVSTLRASSVEQMQSFEGVRYVWGGEARTGVDCSGLVRQGLLRAALRRGIRTLDGGLVRRAASIWWNDASARALAQGHLGQTRVVMEAASLNSVATDRLLPGDFAVTRDGVHALAYVDGNRWISADPNLGGVATVRTPTDMRWFNVPVRIVRWRTLDS
- a CDS encoding CinA family nicotinamide mononucleotide deamidase-related protein — its product is MTAVIVCIGDELLSGVVVNSNAAMIGDLLSRRGVRVVREVSVGDDEDAIVEVLSSAAAAASTVVVTGGLGPTDDDRTRHALARLTGAALVRDEPAVTALRERFARWGREMPDSNLRQADMPAGATAIPNPIGTAPGIRIERQDCVLYAIPGVPREARRMMDEQVLPDLYSRGVVGEAVRTLEISCVGIPEAELGERLADLAASPNPALAFLPSGGQVRLRFVARGSAADELAKLLAEAEATVRQRCGSAVFGTDGQTLEAVVGLLLAGAGLTVATAESCTAGLVASRLASVPGASAYLRGGLVAYHEEVKAHGLGVSRSLIEAAGPVSGEVALEMARGARYALGADLGLSVTCSAGPEPQGGAEVGTTFLAVSGATGAGVVRGLRLPGERQQVCELAATFALDLLRLHLLGERPR